One part of the Mailhella massiliensis genome encodes these proteins:
- a CDS encoding type Z 30S ribosomal protein S14 has translation MARTALKVKAARKPKFAVRAYNRCPVCGRPHAFMRQFGLCRICFRKKALNGELPGVRKSSW, from the coding sequence ATGGCTCGTACTGCTCTTAAAGTAAAAGCCGCCCGCAAGCCCAAGTTTGCTGTTCGCGCTTACAATCGCTGCCCTGTGTGCGGTCGTCCCCATGCTTTCATGCGTCAGTTCGGCCTGTGCCGTATCTGCTTCCGCAAAAAGGCGCTGAACGGCGAACTGCCCGGCGTCCGCAAATCCAGCTGGTAG
- the rplP gene encoding 50S ribosomal protein L16 has translation MLAPKRIKFRKWQKGRLRGPANRGATIAFGEIGLKAVEHGKLSSQQIEAARIAMMRHIRRGGKVWIRVFPDHPVTAKPLATRQGSGKGAPVGWCAPVKPGRVLYEIKGVDLELAKRALTLASHKLPVKTVIVVREGAFA, from the coding sequence ATGCTTGCTCCCAAGAGAATCAAATTCCGCAAGTGGCAGAAAGGCCGCCTGCGTGGCCCGGCCAACCGTGGCGCTACCATCGCGTTTGGTGAAATTGGCCTGAAGGCTGTCGAACATGGCAAGCTTTCCAGTCAGCAGATTGAAGCCGCCCGTATCGCCATGATGCGCCACATCCGCCGCGGCGGCAAAGTCTGGATCAGGGTGTTCCCCGATCATCCCGTGACCGCCAAGCCTCTGGCCACTCGTCAGGGTAGCGGTAAGGGTGCCCCTGTGGGCTGGTGCGCACCGGTCAAGCCCGGCCGCGTGCTGTATGAAATCAAGGGTGTCGACCTTGAACTCGCCAAGCGCGCTCTGACCCTGGCCAGCCACAAGCTGCCCGTGAAGACCGTGATCGTGGTGAGAGAGGGGGCCTTCGCATGA
- the rplV gene encoding 50S ribosomal protein L22: protein MESKAICKFQRVSPRKTRLVAQNIKGLPVEDALNQLKFTPNKPAGVLYGVVRSALANASQFPGIDVDSMYVKDVVVNEGPTWKRFMPRSQGRAMHIRKRTSHITVILAEGQE, encoded by the coding sequence GAATCGAAAGCAATCTGCAAGTTTCAGCGCGTTTCTCCCCGCAAGACCCGTCTGGTTGCCCAGAACATCAAGGGTCTTCCTGTGGAAGATGCCCTGAACCAGCTCAAGTTCACGCCCAACAAGCCTGCCGGTGTTCTTTACGGAGTGGTGCGTTCGGCGCTGGCCAACGCCTCCCAGTTCCCTGGCATCGATGTGGACTCCATGTACGTCAAGGACGTGGTGGTCAACGAAGGCCCCACCTGGAAGCGCTTCATGCCTCGTTCTCAGGGTCGTGCTATGCACATTCGCAAGCGTACCAGCCACATTACCGTAATTCTCGCGGAAGGACAGGAATAG
- the rplE gene encoding 50S ribosomal protein L5 has protein sequence MTRLETIYREKVVPALQKEFAYKSPMQIPGIEKISLNIGLGSANQNQKLIDDCVADLSAIAGQKAVVTRAKKSIAAFKLREGMPIGVRVTLRKDAMWDFLDKLMNFAMPRVRDFRGIPDRGFDGRGNFTLGIKEHTIFPEMESDRVENPVGMNITIVTSATTDKESKLMLEQLGMPFRK, from the coding sequence ATGACCCGTCTGGAAACGATATATCGTGAGAAGGTGGTCCCGGCATTGCAGAAGGAGTTCGCGTACAAGTCTCCTATGCAGATCCCTGGGATCGAAAAGATCTCCCTGAATATCGGTCTTGGTTCTGCCAACCAGAACCAGAAGCTGATCGACGACTGCGTGGCCGACCTGTCCGCCATTGCCGGCCAGAAGGCCGTAGTCACCCGCGCCAAGAAGTCCATCGCCGCGTTCAAGCTGCGTGAAGGCATGCCCATCGGCGTGCGCGTCACCCTGCGCAAGGACGCCATGTGGGACTTCCTTGACAAACTCATGAACTTCGCCATGCCCCGCGTCCGCGACTTCCGCGGTATCCCGGATCGTGGCTTCGATGGTCGTGGCAACTTCACCCTCGGCATCAAGGAACACACGATCTTCCCCGAAATGGAATCCGACCGTGTGGAAAACCCCGTGGGCATGAACATCACCATCGTGACCTCCGCAACCACGGACAAGGAAAGCAAGCTGATGCTCGAACAGCTCGGCATGCCTTTCCGCAAGTAA
- the rpsQ gene encoding 30S ribosomal protein S17, producing the protein MNSAIEKRNGRTLVGTVVSDKCDKTIVVLVETLVQHPLLKKYIRRRKKFTAHDPMNECGIGDKVKIVEYRPMSRNKRWHLVSVLEKAV; encoded by the coding sequence ATGAACAGCGCAATCGAGAAGCGCAACGGCAGAACGCTCGTCGGAACTGTGGTCAGCGACAAGTGCGACAAGACCATTGTCGTGCTGGTTGAAACTCTGGTTCAGCATCCGCTGCTCAAGAAGTACATTCGTCGGCGTAAGAAGTTCACCGCCCACGATCCCATGAATGAGTGCGGCATCGGCGACAAGGTCAAGATTGTGGAATACCGGCCCATGAGCCGGAACAAGCGCTGGCACCTGGTGTCCGTGCTTGAAAAGGCCGTCTAG
- the rpsC gene encoding 30S ribosomal protein S3: MGQKVHPYGFRLGYNKNWQSRWFSKKEYASFVFEDHNIRNYVKKLLYSAGVARIEIERFGGRIRLILSTARPGIVIGRKGAEIEKLRADLKKKFGRDFALEVNEIRRPEIEAQLVAENIAMQLERRVAFRRAMKRTVQMARKFGAEGIKISCAGRLAGAEIARSEWYRDGRVPLQTLRADIDFGFAEAHTTYGLIGIKAWVYKGEILDKEVEQ, translated from the coding sequence ATGGGTCAGAAAGTACATCCTTACGGCTTCCGTTTGGGATATAATAAGAATTGGCAGTCTCGCTGGTTCAGCAAGAAGGAATACGCTTCCTTCGTGTTTGAGGATCACAACATCCGCAACTATGTGAAGAAGCTTCTTTACAGCGCGGGTGTCGCCAGAATCGAGATCGAACGCTTCGGCGGTCGTATCCGTCTCATCCTTTCCACCGCCCGTCCCGGCATCGTCATCGGCCGCAAGGGCGCTGAAATCGAAAAGCTGCGCGCCGACCTGAAGAAGAAGTTCGGCCGTGATTTCGCTCTCGAAGTGAACGAAATCCGCCGTCCTGAAATCGAGGCCCAGCTCGTTGCCGAAAACATCGCCATGCAGCTGGAACGCCGCGTCGCCTTCCGCCGCGCCATGAAGCGCACCGTGCAGATGGCCCGCAAGTTCGGCGCCGAAGGCATCAAGATTTCCTGCGCCGGCCGTCTCGCCGGGGCTGAAATCGCCCGTTCCGAATGGTATCGTGACGGCCGCGTGCCGCTTCAGACCCTGCGTGCCGACATCGACTTCGGTTTTGCCGAAGCCCACACCACCTATGGCCTCATCGGCATCAAGGCGTGGGTTTACAAGGGTGAAATCCTGGATAAAGAGGTTGAACAATAA
- the rplX gene encoding 50S ribosomal protein L24, protein MKQFRIHKDDKVMVIAGKDEGKIGKVLKVLRKSDRILVEKVNVVKRNVRPNPYKREAGGIVEKEMPIHVSNLMVVCPHCAKPTRVGYRATEDGKKVRFCKKCNETL, encoded by the coding sequence ATGAAACAGTTTCGTATTCATAAAGACGACAAGGTGATGGTGATCGCCGGCAAGGACGAAGGCAAGATCGGCAAGGTGCTGAAGGTCCTTCGCAAGTCCGACCGCATTCTGGTGGAAAAGGTGAACGTCGTGAAGCGCAACGTCCGCCCCAACCCCTACAAGCGCGAAGCCGGCGGCATCGTTGAAAAGGAAATGCCGATTCACGTCTCCAACCTGATGGTGGTTTGCCCGCACTGTGCAAAGCCCACCCGCGTTGGCTATCGGGCGACCGAAGACGGGAAGAAAGTCCGTTTCTGCAAGAAGTGCAACGAAACCCTCTAG
- the rpmC gene encoding 50S ribosomal protein L29: MKMKELREMSVEQLQAKLTELRQELFNLRFQHATAQLEKTASIPATKKDIARVLTALAAAAKN; the protein is encoded by the coding sequence ATGAAAATGAAGGAACTTCGCGAAATGAGCGTCGAGCAGCTCCAGGCCAAGCTGACTGAACTGCGTCAGGAACTCTTCAACCTGCGCTTCCAGCATGCCACTGCTCAGTTGGAAAAGACGGCGTCCATTCCGGCCACCAAGAAAGATATTGCCCGTGTGCTGACGGCTCTTGCCGCAGCCGCGAAGAACTAG
- the rplN gene encoding 50S ribosomal protein L14 has product MIQVESRLQVADNSGAKEVACIKVLGGSHRRYATVGDIIMVSVKDAIPHAKVKKGDVMEAVVVRTAKEVRRADGSYIKFDTNAAVLLTKQGEPVGTRIFGPVARELRARNFMKIVSLAPEVL; this is encoded by the coding sequence ATGATCCAGGTAGAATCCAGACTCCAGGTGGCCGACAACTCCGGCGCCAAGGAAGTGGCCTGCATCAAGGTGCTGGGCGGCTCTCACCGTCGCTATGCCACGGTGGGCGATATCATCATGGTGTCCGTGAAGGACGCCATCCCCCACGCCAAGGTGAAGAAGGGCGATGTCATGGAAGCCGTGGTCGTGCGTACCGCCAAGGAAGTGCGCCGCGCCGACGGTTCCTACATCAAGTTCGATACGAACGCCGCCGTGCTTCTGACCAAGCAGGGTGAACCTGTGGGAACCCGTATCTTCGGACCCGTTGCCCGCGAACTTCGCGCCCGCAACTTCATGAAGATCGTGTCCCTTGCCCCTGAAGTGCTGTAG